One Rhodococcus sp. P1Y DNA window includes the following coding sequences:
- a CDS encoding molybdopterin-dependent oxidoreductase, whose product MFKRALSGILAAGVILGVGELVAVPFGSNSSPFYAVGSAVVDGTPEAVREWAIDTFGTSDKAALFVGMALVIALIAAGAGLLRRPLGAILFGVLGAVGVLAAVTRSTATPLAALPTIVGVAVGIVVLHALIRTQEPATEGMTRRNFLGLAVAAGVVAVAAGTAGRLISQARDVTANRLGFRLPTPTPQPPIPAGADLRIDGLASYITPNEDFYRIDTALVLPQVQSDTWSLRIHGMVEKELEITFEDLASRQAVERTVTLTCVSNIVGGDLVGNATWIGYPLKDLLEEAGVQDGADMVLSSSHDAFTAGTPLDVLLDGRDALLAVGMNGQPLPIEHGYPARLVVPGLYGYVSATKWVTDLEVTRFDKVTAYWTDRGWGALGPIKTASRIDTPRSGAAVDAGTVVIAGVAWKQHTGITGVDVQIDEGDWMPATLSEEYSNDTWRQWTLEWEASPGDHSIRARATDADGDIQTSMTADTVPDGATGYPKAFVTVR is encoded by the coding sequence ATGTTCAAACGCGCCCTTTCCGGGATCCTCGCAGCCGGAGTGATCCTCGGCGTCGGAGAACTCGTCGCTGTCCCGTTCGGTTCGAACTCGTCGCCGTTCTACGCCGTCGGATCCGCCGTCGTCGACGGCACCCCCGAGGCGGTCCGCGAATGGGCGATCGACACGTTCGGGACCAGCGACAAGGCGGCACTGTTCGTCGGGATGGCGCTCGTGATCGCACTGATCGCCGCGGGTGCTGGCCTGCTTCGCCGTCCCCTCGGCGCGATTCTGTTCGGTGTCCTGGGAGCCGTCGGCGTCCTCGCCGCCGTCACCCGATCGACCGCCACCCCACTCGCTGCGCTGCCGACGATCGTCGGCGTGGCCGTTGGAATCGTGGTGCTGCATGCATTGATCCGTACCCAGGAACCCGCAACCGAGGGCATGACCCGCCGAAATTTCCTCGGCCTCGCCGTCGCCGCGGGCGTCGTCGCAGTTGCCGCCGGAACTGCTGGACGGTTGATCTCCCAAGCACGCGACGTCACGGCCAACCGACTCGGTTTCAGACTGCCGACGCCGACGCCGCAGCCTCCGATTCCGGCGGGCGCGGATCTGCGCATCGACGGACTCGCCTCGTACATCACGCCCAACGAGGACTTCTACCGAATCGACACGGCTCTCGTGCTGCCGCAGGTTCAGTCGGACACCTGGTCACTTCGCATCCACGGAATGGTCGAGAAGGAACTCGAGATCACCTTCGAGGATCTGGCGTCCAGACAAGCCGTCGAACGGACCGTGACGCTCACCTGTGTGTCGAACATCGTCGGTGGTGATCTCGTCGGCAACGCGACGTGGATCGGTTATCCGCTGAAGGACTTGCTCGAGGAAGCAGGGGTCCAGGACGGCGCCGATATGGTGCTGTCGTCCAGCCACGACGCGTTCACCGCGGGGACACCGCTCGACGTGCTGCTCGACGGCCGGGATGCGTTGCTCGCCGTCGGCATGAACGGCCAACCTCTCCCCATCGAACACGGCTATCCCGCACGGCTCGTCGTCCCCGGTCTCTACGGCTACGTGTCGGCGACCAAGTGGGTGACCGATCTCGAGGTCACCCGTTTCGACAAGGTCACCGCGTACTGGACCGACCGTGGATGGGGCGCACTCGGGCCGATCAAGACCGCCTCGCGCATCGACACTCCACGTTCGGGTGCGGCGGTGGACGCGGGCACGGTCGTGATCGCTGGCGTCGCATGGAAGCAGCACACCGGCATCACCGGGGTCGACGTGCAGATCGACGAGGGTGATTGGATGCCTGCGACGTTGTCCGAGGAGTACTCGAACGACACGTGGCGCCAGTGGACCCTCGAATGGGAGGCGTCACCGGGCGATCACTCCATCCGTGCCCGCGCAACGGACGCGGACGGGGACATCCAGACCTCGATGACGGCGGACACCGTCCCCGACGGGGCCACCGGCTACCCGAAGGCGTTCGTCACCGTGCGATGA